One genomic segment of Streptomyces niveus includes these proteins:
- a CDS encoding PadR family transcriptional regulator has translation MKTDAVRGHLDGLLLAVLEPGPLHGYAIIAAVQERSEGALQLRTGTIYPALNRLERLGLLGSSWESVGERRRRCYRLTDAGRGSLESERTAWHEFTTAIGSVLNPAATAPAPRPAT, from the coding sequence ATGAAGACAGACGCGGTGCGTGGGCACCTGGACGGACTGTTGCTGGCCGTGCTCGAACCCGGGCCGCTGCACGGCTACGCGATCATCGCGGCGGTCCAGGAGCGGAGCGAGGGCGCGCTCCAGCTCCGTACGGGCACGATCTATCCGGCCCTGAACAGACTTGAACGGCTCGGACTGCTCGGCAGCAGTTGGGAGTCGGTCGGCGAACGGCGGCGGCGCTGCTACCGGCTGACCGACGCCGGGCGCGGCAGCCTGGAGAGCGAACGGACGGCGTGGCACGAGTTCACGACGGCGATCGGCTCGGTCCTGAACCCGGCCGCCACCGCCCCGGCGCCGAGGCCCGCGACATGA
- a CDS encoding permease prefix domain 1-containing protein, whose protein sequence is MNDAKGFNGMTTAPDDTVADPVADHVATLSAALHGPVRAKSRMIQEIRDGLTDTVEAHTRDGMPHDEAARLAVREFGTPEELVPSCQRELTIAQTRRTALSVTLTVPFLIACWHLIWSAGQGWQLHHTAQLLAVQLAAVAAVATLLAAAALAATGALARGLRTPERLPLAVAWAGTTAGVAMVVATLALAVLSPLATNWPLVTLAAMVTALSHGMVASSARACRRCARLPVT, encoded by the coding sequence ATGAACGACGCGAAGGGCTTCAACGGCATGACGACCGCGCCCGACGACACCGTCGCCGACCCGGTCGCCGACCACGTCGCGACCCTGTCCGCCGCGCTGCACGGCCCCGTCCGGGCCAAGTCCCGGATGATCCAGGAGATACGGGACGGGCTCACCGACACGGTGGAGGCACACACCCGCGACGGCATGCCCCACGACGAGGCCGCCCGCCTGGCGGTGCGGGAGTTCGGCACTCCCGAGGAGCTGGTGCCCAGCTGTCAGCGGGAGTTGACCATCGCGCAGACCCGGCGGACCGCCCTGTCGGTCACCCTCACCGTCCCGTTCCTGATCGCCTGCTGGCATCTGATCTGGAGCGCGGGGCAGGGCTGGCAGCTCCACCACACGGCGCAGCTCCTCGCCGTTCAACTGGCTGCCGTCGCCGCCGTCGCCACACTGCTCGCAGCGGCGGCGCTCGCCGCCACGGGCGCGCTGGCCCGTGGGCTGCGGACACCTGAGCGGCTGCCGCTGGCGGTCGCCTGGGCCGGCACGACGGCGGGTGTGGCGATGGTGGTCGCCACCCTCGCGCTGGCCGTGCTGTCACCGCTGGCCACCAACTGGCCGCTGGTCACCCTCGCGGCCATGGTCACCGCTCTCTCGCACGGCATGGTGGCCTCCTCGGCCCGTGCCTGCCGCCGCTGCGCGCGCCTGCCGGTGACGTAG